The sequence TACATACTTAAATGATTGTTCAAACTGATAGAAAAATCTGGAAATTATTAATTACAAAATGTAATGGCTCAATGAAATGTATAGGTTTTTAATAATTTTGGTACAACTACACATTTGGAGTGTTTATTATAGGCCTGTTGAATAAATATAGAATACAGCCAGTGACAACCGCTTTTAACTGCCTGTGAAGATCATAAAACAGACATTGACATTCGTATGAAGTTAGAAATTCAATCAGATTTATGACAAATAACCTCATAAATGATATATTCATGACGGTATACTGTATTTCAAAAGTAGCGCCCCACATGGCCAATCCCCATAATTCAATGTTTAGAACGGTTTACACCCACCCTCTCGCCACCGCCCCCCTTCAATGCACAGGCGCACTAACTTTCACAAGGCCGCCATTTTGTGCGGAGCCCACTCTGCAAAAGGGGAGAGGATTAAAACCGCAGGAGAAGAAGGGCGCAATTCTCAGCCATCTCTGTCTTATTGAAGAACATACTCTGGGCTTTCTGTCGAATTCAGCGAGGAATTAAACGACGAAGAGCAGGTAAAGTAACAGTACTTTCCAGAAAAGGGGGCAGTTTTGCAGGAGCTTTAATCGGCCTCTAGGTGTCACGATGGTCCTCCCGGTCCAGGCGGTAGACGGGGGGTGTTTGTCTCCCTCTATCGTTATCGAACattcagcaaaaaaaaaacattataacCCAGAAGTTCAACGAAATGTCTCATTAACGAGTATTTTTAGAGCTATATTAGTTTACACATTGGCATGGATCGATCATTAAATACTTCAACGTGTTGGTTTAGTGTTTAGGCCAGGCGTccattttatttttcttctttgtGTCGTCTTTTTAACCCTGTGTCGAGATAGAAACTCGCGGCTGCGTATGAAGTCAGCGCGCGCCAGATTGTAACTCGGTACACGGGATTTACTAAATCTCACAAGCATAATCTAACTAGTTAGACCCCTATCTACATAACGTTGGTTTCCACgccactagctaacgttagttttgTTAGCTAGTAAAGCCATCAATCGAAATTAGCTATAATTTACAAGAACGGTTTACTGTCAATATTGCCCCACCTTGATAACGGCCTTCGCAAAAGCTAACGTTAGTAACCCCTTACATTGATCAAACTAACGTTAAATAACTAGCTAATTAGAAAGTTATTTAACGTTAACTGTTTTAATATGACCACAACTAACTGCTAGCGTTAGCTAACGTATTTTAAAACGGTAAGGTCCTAGATGCAAAGACTTCacaatttagcagacgctatttATCTAGCAATATAAAAGTTAGCTGGCTTGGCTTGTTGCGCAGACCGAATTCAAACAAGGGAGATGCATAACATAAATGTCTCCGGTAGTCATTTTCACGAGCGTTTCCACTAGTACGACGTCTCCCTCCGGCCTCAAATTAATGCGACTtatctaaaaaataaataataataatctaaatGCCTCTGCTGCCAGCCCACTGCAGTACGTCTTCCATCCAGTGTCCGCAGTCTGATTCAAAGCCTACATTGAGCTACAACGGCACTAACGTAAGCGAGCTAGAATGGATAAAAACAGGGTAGAGCTCCCTCTACAACCCGGCTGGTAGCGGTACAAAAACATGATTACCTATATGACTTCATGTCCACTATCAAAACGCTGTCCATGTTCACTGTGAATGAATGTCACATCATACTTGTAGATTGTTTTTGATAATACCAGGTCAGCCACATTTGCTAGACTGGTTTAACTAGCTACGAATGTGTCTGTGCATTCAATACATGCAGTAGGTTTATGTAGATGTTCAACTTGTTTGTCTTCCCCACAGGTTGAGTGTCAGGTAACAGTCAGGAGAGTTGAGTCAGAAATTGAGCAAGCCAAGCAGATCTAGAAAGATGAAGTATTCCTTTCTAGTGCAGGTAACAATTTAGAAGGCTAAGGAAGTTGCATCATGTTTGAGATCTTGCCTGAACTGAACACAGTATGCCATTTTCAGTCAGTTAGGCCTTGCTAGGTTGATCATATGTCCTGGTACACTTTCAACATTTATTAATAAATGGTTATGCTTTAAGATGACATTTTTAGATTGTGTGCTGATTGGTTTTGGGGTGATTCTCTCAGGTGTTACCGATGGACGGAGGACCAACAGATGTTGTGGTTGAGGCCAAGGACTTCATCACCTATGAGGGGGAGGAGACGGTGGCAGACCTGCTCCAGCAAGCAGCAGAGGGGGTGATGATCCAACAGCCAGAGGGAGTTGCTGGTCTGGATACCCAGCAGCTGGTGGAGGGAGTCAATGTGGAGATGATGGTAATGGACTCCCTGGACCCGGCCCTGCTGCAGATGAAGACTGAGGTGATGGACGCCCCTGTGGTCACAGCCCACGAGGCCACGGTCACCACGGTGGATGAGACCCAGATCATCACACTGCAGGTTGTCAACATGGATGAGCAGCAGCTGGGAGGCCTCGGGGAGCTACAGCTGGTCCAGGTCCCTGTCTCTGCTGTCCCTGTCACCCAGGCCACTGTAGAGGCGCTACAGGGCACCTTCGTGGACACCACGGCCATGCCCAAAGACGGAAACCCTGTTATCTGTCACACCCTGCCCCTGCCAGAGGGATTCCAGGTAAGAGAGACTGCACTTCATGACTAAATATTACATAATTCAGAACTAATGGGAGCATATTTCCCTATGAGTGTACAACAATGTTTTGTACCACAGGTCAATATCTAAATGTACTAGGTGTAGAGAAATTAAAAACACTACTGCTTCTTCAGGTGGTGAAGGTTGGTGCGAATGGTGAGGTGGAAACAGTGGAGCAGGATGAGCTCCAGCACCAGGAGGAGCAGCAGGTCCAtcctgaggaggaggagctgcACTGTGAGCCCGAGCCTGAAGAACCACAATGGGCCAAGGACCCCGACTACCAGCCCCCAGCCAAGAAGACCATCAAGAAGGCAAAAATGAGCAAGCTGCGCTacaacacagagggggataaagACAACATGGACGTGTCTGTGTACGATTTTGAGGAGGAGCAGCAGGAAGGGATGCTCTCTGAGGTCAACGCAGAGAAGGTGGTGGGCAACATGAAACCCCCCAAACCTACCAAAATTAAGAAGAAGGGTAAGATTACCCCTTCTTTCTGTGTCCTTTGTTGCTGAGGAATTTTGTAACTCAAGTTGTAGTGCTAAATGCCTCTGCAAGTGCTGACTTTGTATGCTCCAGGTGTGAAGAAAACATTCCAGTGTGAGCTGTGTAGCTACACCTGTCCCCGCCGCTCCAACCTGGACCGACACATGAAAAGCCACACAGATGAGAGGCCCCACAAGTGCCATCTGTGTGGAAGGGCCTTCAGGACCGTTACCCTGCTGAGGAaccacctcaacacacacacaggtatggtGACATCATAGTCACATTGACGGACAATTCTATATTCCTGTACATATTACCATGTTAGATACCATTATAACTCTATTTCTGTTTACAGGTACCAGACCACACAAGTGTCAAGATTGTGACATGGCCTTCGTGACCAGTGGAGAGCTGGTCCGACATCGTCGCTACAAGCACACACATGAGAAACCCTTCAAGTGCTCCATGTGTGACTATGCCAGTGTAGAGGTGAGCAAGTTAAAGCGGCACATCCGTTCCCACACTGGGGAGCGTCCGTTCCAGTGCAGTTTGTGCAGCTATGCCAGCAGAGACACCTACAAGCTGAAGAGACACATGAGGACACACTCGGGTAGGCACAGCTGCAGGGATACTGTGTAAGCACAATTAGTGACTGGCCTGATTTGTTGAACTTGTGCACTCATGTTTTCCTGCTTTGTTTTCCAGGAGAGAAGCCGTACGAGTGCTACATCTGCCACGCCCGTTTCACCCAGAGTGGAACCATGAAGATGCACATCCTGCAGAAGCACACAGAGAACGTGGCCAAGTTCCACTGCCCCCACTGTGACACGGTTATCGCCCGAAAGAGTGACCTGGGTTAGATAGCTAGTCATTGACTTTTGGCCTGATTATCCCAATATGTTGACAGCATAATTTGGAAATCTCCCCCGTAAACTTAATTgtgactagggctgttgcggtgaccgtattactgccacactggcagtcatgaaggcagtaaaattccacatgaccgtttagtcacggtaattagccTTCTCCAAGCTCTGCTGCTGATGGGAGGCTACTAATGACCAatcttgctaactgcctggtactcagcactctattgtccctctaattactctgacatcaatgcaaatgaatTTGAAAATCTAACCAAACTCTTCAGgagagctcatgttgcacaaGAAAACAGAGTAATGGCCTCTAcaaaaaagaggaggatcccttcagctttctataggctaggcctaaatatatttatttctcaactttcctaatattcagtacattgcttatatttacaacaggagtatagcctacctggctggcatgaaaatgaccACGGGGAAAGTGTCCCCTATTTGGTATTTaaatgcatagatgacatgtatttttttcatgCTGCACCtgttttgtttcaggtgcatgataatggtccattctaaatcaaatcaaatttcacacgtttattttgtatatgtaaagttaagattaaatcaagaatagtctgatcgGTGACCGTATTAGCcgatcacttgtgaattatatatgaTCACTTGTGagtgatgcccagcataagaaacaatgcctttttttgcgactttttcgAATCAGAGTTgtacacctcatgtagcctagcccataggcctatatgttttgataaggtttgtatcacaactaaaacGGCCAAAttacttcttaaaattaagcacagtaatccactttacaaggggtgtagagcctaactggcatacataagcagcgcgtgagtttcaagttgagggaagataattttcaccataaaaatggcacgtgggtatctgcttctataaaccaatgaggagttgggagaggcaggacttgcagcacaaTCTGCTTCACagatagaactgacttctatttcaGTCTTTGCCAACGCAGACGCTCGCgaacagtgtgggtgcaataattgaataatatagatttctaaatgtattttgcaacaacgagcggtgtagtcagggtaaacatatagcccaacgtttgtagaacaacaagttacattaataactctaaatgaacCTTATAGGAGGACCTATTTCTATGtcaaccgctcaacacagaatagccgcatgagcgcactcaaatcgtttggagaaaatatcctttctattttattcagctttgttcaattgtattcttcataatattaaatagggttgcacattttggggaatattcagaggtggaaactttgtgaatatatgggaattaatggaaatgtatgcaaattaatattaataccattttaaatgtagatgtttttttgcattggatatattgaccatatcatatggagacagaaacctaaaccttttaccttatcataagtagacataattgcacaTGATTAAATCCTcccaaaaaataaacaatttagtcacgaatttaactttaattaaatgagttgactcttcacatgggatgatttcactgaacaacaaaagaaagagaatattcaatgatccatcgcatctcccaaaaaatgttttcaatATACATCTgcaaaatgatagtctagaaactaagtCTTCCCCTCAGggttccatgtcttctccctggacctcctcaatgtccacctcttgaacatcatactctgaggcctcatcttcactgtcactttccaaccttgttgaggacggctcgttgtcaggctcaaaaagcctcaaatttgcccagatggccaccaatttttctaCCCttgtatttttatattattttactaGGAAAGTCAACTAggaaagttaagaacaaattcctattttcattgacggcctagaaacactgggttaacagccttgttcaggggcagaaggacagatttttaccttgtcaactcggggattcgatcttgcaacctttcggttacaagtccaacgttctaaccactaggctacctgccgccccattagtcagcctgttgcgtgctttacTATGTGTGTTCCCTaacaaggaccagttgtgctctgaggcggctgatgttggtgggatttggaggatgatggaggcaacaggggaaagagcctcagatctacaaagtcccttccaccccgtggctgatgagatatgttggcacgactgccatattgcatctccatcccaaatcccttgcttggaagtgtacttcgccagactgccaagaaccttgccctcatccaggccaaggtggcgagacacggtagtgatgacgccataggccttgttgatctctgcaccagatgggatgctcttgccagcatacttggggtccaacatgtatgctgcggcgtgtatgggcttcaggcagaagtcttcacgctttttaatgtatttcagaactgcagattcctctgcttggagcagcAGTGAAGAGGGCAGGGCAGTAccgatttcttctcttacatctgcaatcagtctgaacatcagacaggatggcattgtctccctcaatcgtgcaatggctactgctataggtttcaggctgcttaccactctctcccaaaatacatcctCCAGGAGGATCCTgttggcagactgtgatatggccatttcttggagagactccttcccctccaggagactgtcacacatgatgacaacaccaccctaacgggtgttgctgggcagcttcagtGTGGGGCTTTTATTCTtttcactttgcttggtgaggcagattgctgctataacttgatgacgcTTTACATAGCTAATCATTTCCTTGGCGTACTCTCCTCATGGATGCACTCTCCTCATGTAGAGtgcatccattgttttcagtggcatgatgtccttgaggagtagattcaatgcatgagcagcacagccaatgggtgtgatgtgagagtaggactcctccactttagaccaagcagccttcatgttcgcagcattgtctgtcaccagtgcaaatatcttctgtggtccaaggtcattgatgactgcctttagctcatctgcaatgtagataCCGGTGTGTTTGTTGTCCCTTGTGTATGTggtcttgtagaatactggttgaggggtggagatgatgtagttaattattccttgcccacgaacattcgaccacccatcagaaaTGATTGCGATAGtttgctttctctatgatttgcttgaccttcacttgaactttgcatccagcaaattagtagataaagcatgtctggttggaggagtGTATGCTGGCGAAtgacattcagaaatctcttccaatacacatttcctgtgagcatcagaggtgaaccagttgcatacacagctcgagcaagacattcatcagcatttctctgactacgttcctccattgagtcaaaaaatagactacattttctttatatcatgtttcttcaaacctgtctaaaataaatattgGATTTATTGttaaggtgtaggctatattacatggatttattggactttttaaaatgtatatgttcCAATTGCCTGCATCATTGGCTTGTcggctgtgtgtggaagccaggagatgctaaatgtgtttgttaattaacgaaAAATTACAgggagaccgacagttatttggtTTACATTCACCGGCTGACAATTTCGTGCTCGCCACAGCCCTAATTGTGACTGAACTTGTTTATATTGATGACATCTCTCAATAAGCTATTTTTTGCCCCCTCTAGGCGTCCACCTGCGAAAACAGCACTCGTTCATTGAGCAGGGCAGGAAATGTCGTTACTGTGATGCTGTGTTCCACGAGCGCTACGCACTCATCCAGCACCAGAAGTCCCACAAGAACGAGAAACGCTTCAAGTGTGACCAGTGTGATTACTGCTGCAGACAGGTGAGGTCCTGCCGTCTCTAACCTGGGATGATAGAGAATCTAGACTGGAGTAAATGTTAGGGGTATGAACGTTTAAACCAGGGGtcggaaccggttcagggaacagaaccgaaaactgGAAAATATTTTTTCCTAGGATCAGGACCTGGAACGGAAGTGGTCAGTACTTTTCCtgaacaaaacaattattttaaacgCATTAGAACCGGTTAATAACCTTTTGCGTTGCGGACATTTGCTACCAAGCACCTATGCAAAACCCTCCTGTCAATCAGAAACttcttccagtgtctgcctgccatctgaaaatctttgcctgtgtgtgcgcgtgtaggCTTCTTTTCCCTCCCCCCGCAGACGCTGTAGCCTAGCCTACGGACGTTAAAACCGTGATTCAAATGATTGGGAGAGATTTTTAATTGGAGAAGAATGGATTCACCTTTTTAATGCTATTTGGGATACTATAGTTAACACATTTCACAACTACAAAAAGATAAGACTTTTTAAATTCTGCTGCCACACTGCAAaaacaagcttgttagctagcttctCTGGTCTGATGTTCAGACATTAAAAGTTCCTCCGTAGAAGCCGCccctccgtaggtataattctgtgggcttaattcagataatgcatgtcatcacCAGATGCCCTGCGCTTTAAGCCAAGCTGCCTCCGCCCTTTTTCCCCACCCGCAAAATTTGTTGCAAACCTCACGCCTTGTCTTTCCATCACGCATGTAAACAACTCACTGAACTATAGCTTGCCTGCttcatagcaagctgctctatccgcaCTGCATGATTGGTGAAGAAATTTAATGTCGAGCTAAATGTACAAATATatgatttcagaggtttaaaaaggaacagaaagaaaTGACAAACTGTACTTTTTTGTTCTAACCAGTTTTACTGGTCAGAACAGTGAAACCCAAAATATAATGGTTCTGTTTAGAACAAAACGATTGGAGAAATTTTTGGGATCCAACCCCTggtttaaagttttttttaaattattataattttttttttaatgaaatgtaattGTTCATATTAAGAAAACAACATGTTTCCCCCCCCCACAAAATTAAATTCACAGTGCCGTTATCACAAAACTACTAACAGGTCCTGATCATCATAAAGAGGAAAAAATTAACAAAAAGGCCTACCTAACCCGTTTTGTTACGGCATTGTAATGCAtgtagggcctcccgagtggcgcagcagtgtaaggcactgcatcgcagtgttgaggCATcagtcctttaaaaaaaaaagtttaaaaagtttatttttattaatccctcccccacccccctcttcggaagacaaatattttatttttgttacagcttttttgctacttatacattttacatacatggtacttttatttaaagcagtcacataacaataatacattaccaaacatttAATCACCACTCTCAGCCCGTCCCTTCTTTCACTATAGACCAcccttgtttggtttccatgtgccatatatatttaaattgtgctgtgatgtttcacaacaTTTTGGAACCTTTCTAATTGTATATTATTcccagattgtgagctaaagatgaaaacctttcctacaggtattattatattgtttattgactgactatggctttccaaatcgcccaacactgttatttgtaaggttaatttGAAGTGCATGTTGTGATTAATATTATTTTTTACCAATCTTGatcctgtgaccagaaacaagctacataggggcaataccagaataaatgatctattgattctgtctcttcacagcaaaatctacagagctgtgATTGTTGTATACTCCATATACAGCTCTgggaaaaaattaagagaccactgcaaaattatcagattctctggttttactatttataggaaTGTGTTTGGGAAAAATGAGAATAACATTTTTTATTCTTTGAACTAttgacatttctcccaaattccaaataaaaatattgtcatttaagagcatttatttgcagaaatgacaactggtcaaaataacaaagatgcagtgttgtcagacctcaaataatgcaaagaaaataagttcatattcatttttagACACAATACTAATGTAGATTTTGCCgacaagaatttcgctacactcgcattaacatctgctaaccgtgtgtgtgacaaatacaattttatttgattttaagttaggaagagttcaga comes from Salmo trutta chromosome 7, fSalTru1.1, whole genome shotgun sequence and encodes:
- the LOC115196810 gene encoding transcriptional repressor CTCF isoform X2, whose amino-acid sequence is MDGGPTDVVVEAKDFITYEGEETVADLLQQAAEGVMIQQPEGVAGLDTQQLVEGVNVEMMVMDSLDPALLQMKTEVMDAPVVTAHEATVTTVDETQIITLQVVNMDEQQLGGLGELQLVQVPVSAVPVTQATVEALQGTFVDTTAMPKDGNPVICHTLPLPEGFQVVKVGANGEVETVEQDELQHQEEQQVHPEEEELHCEPEPEEPQWAKDPDYQPPAKKTIKKAKMSKLRYNTEGDKDNMDVSVYDFEEEQQEGMLSEVNAEKVVGNMKPPKPTKIKKKGVKKTFQCELCSYTCPRRSNLDRHMKSHTDERPHKCHLCGRAFRTVTLLRNHLNTHTGTRPHKCQDCDMAFVTSGELVRHRRYKHTHEKPFKCSMCDYASVEVSKLKRHIRSHTGERPFQCSLCSYASRDTYKLKRHMRTHSGEKPYECYICHARFTQSGTMKMHILQKHTENVAKFHCPHCDTVIARKSDLGVHLRKQHSFIEQGRKCRYCDAVFHERYALIQHQKSHKNEKRFKCDQCDYCCRQERHMLMHRRTHTGEKPYACSQCEKTFRQKQLLDMHFRRYHDPNFVPTAFVCTKCGKAFTRRNTMARHAENCNGDPSEGENGSPPKKGRGGRKRKMRSRKDDDEDDDDDDSEDNADPELDDIDEEDEEAEAALLEEEEEEEIELEQAPPTKPIPAPVEPPVKRKRGRPPKNIPKPSPPAKASKAAPKGKAAAAAAIVQVEEENTGAIENIIVKKEPEVEQAAPEVVVEQPEEAGVETVELPVADTAPNGDLTPEMILSMMDR
- the LOC115196810 gene encoding transcriptional repressor CTCF isoform X1, producing the protein MKYSFLVQVLPMDGGPTDVVVEAKDFITYEGEETVADLLQQAAEGVMIQQPEGVAGLDTQQLVEGVNVEMMVMDSLDPALLQMKTEVMDAPVVTAHEATVTTVDETQIITLQVVNMDEQQLGGLGELQLVQVPVSAVPVTQATVEALQGTFVDTTAMPKDGNPVICHTLPLPEGFQVVKVGANGEVETVEQDELQHQEEQQVHPEEEELHCEPEPEEPQWAKDPDYQPPAKKTIKKAKMSKLRYNTEGDKDNMDVSVYDFEEEQQEGMLSEVNAEKVVGNMKPPKPTKIKKKGVKKTFQCELCSYTCPRRSNLDRHMKSHTDERPHKCHLCGRAFRTVTLLRNHLNTHTGTRPHKCQDCDMAFVTSGELVRHRRYKHTHEKPFKCSMCDYASVEVSKLKRHIRSHTGERPFQCSLCSYASRDTYKLKRHMRTHSGEKPYECYICHARFTQSGTMKMHILQKHTENVAKFHCPHCDTVIARKSDLGVHLRKQHSFIEQGRKCRYCDAVFHERYALIQHQKSHKNEKRFKCDQCDYCCRQERHMLMHRRTHTGEKPYACSQCEKTFRQKQLLDMHFRRYHDPNFVPTAFVCTKCGKAFTRRNTMARHAENCNGDPSEGENGSPPKKGRGGRKRKMRSRKDDDEDDDDDDSEDNADPELDDIDEEDEEAEAALLEEEEEEEIELEQAPPTKPIPAPVEPPVKRKRGRPPKNIPKPSPPAKASKAAPKGKAAAAAAIVQVEEENTGAIENIIVKKEPEVEQAAPEVVVEQPEEAGVETVELPVADTAPNGDLTPEMILSMMDR